The Methanolacinia petrolearia DSM 11571 genome has a segment encoding these proteins:
- a CDS encoding metal-dependent transcriptional regulator, protein MMMTSYRGKKLTRKTEDYLEAILVVSLEKGYAKTRDVAALLAVTPSSTVEMFIKLDKMGLIEYRKYEGVRLKSDGLEIARTIKFRHDTLFNFLRLIGVNNDIADRDACKMEHELDRETISAIDSLVDFLGRDDNKGILNDLKRYRE, encoded by the coding sequence ATGATGATGACATCTTACAGGGGCAAAAAACTGACAAGAAAAACCGAGGACTATCTTGAGGCGATACTGGTCGTAAGCCTTGAGAAAGGATATGCAAAGACAAGAGATGTCGCTGCTCTGCTTGCTGTGACTCCTTCATCGACGGTCGAGATGTTTATAAAACTGGATAAGATGGGTCTTATCGAGTACAGGAAGTACGAGGGTGTGAGGCTTAAGTCGGACGGCCTTGAGATCGCAAGGACAATCAAATTCCGTCACGACACTCTTTTCAATTTTCTGCGCCTTATCGGGGTTAATAATGATATTGCGGACAGAGATGCCTGTAAAATGGAGCATGAACTCGATCGCGAGACAATCTCTGCGATCGATAGTCTCGTGGACTTTCTCGGGCGGGATGACAATAAAGGAATACTCAATGATCTGAAAAGGTACAGGGAGTAA
- a CDS encoding metal-dependent transcriptional regulator — MSGKIHLSRKAEDYLEAIYVVSREKGYARTKDVAAELKVSPSSVVEMFRKLDKQGLVRYRKYEGVVPNPEGLRIGKMIKSRHDTLKAFFMRIGVPEDIADEDACMMEHELNPRSIEQIQFLLNFVDERADRSHTFADFEAYCRIRRSEEDKSDL; from the coding sequence ATGTCCGGAAAAATACATCTCAGCAGGAAGGCAGAGGATTATCTCGAGGCGATCTATGTCGTAAGCCGCGAGAAAGGCTACGCCAGGACAAAGGATGTTGCTGCCGAACTTAAAGTCAGCCCTTCAAGCGTGGTGGAAATGTTTCGGAAGCTCGATAAACAGGGATTAGTCAGGTACAGGAAGTATGAGGGTGTCGTCCCGAATCCCGAAGGTCTCCGTATAGGTAAGATGATCAAGAGCAGGCATGACACACTCAAGGCATTCTTCATGAGAATCGGAGTTCCCGAGGATATTGCAGATGAAGATGCCTGTATGATGGAGCATGAACTGAATCCCCGGTCCATCGAACAGATTCAATTCCTGCTGAACTTTGTCGATGAAAGGGCGGATCGGTCCCACACATTCGCGGACTTCGAAGCATACTGCCGTATAAGGAGATCTGAGGAAGACAAAAGCGATCTTTAA
- a CDS encoding FeoA family protein: MFLTELSQSERGRITMIPGWGRARQDLALRGLSEGCTVKMISAGCGPVVVEVKGITLAIGRRMAGRIRVLRIDS; encoded by the coding sequence ATGTTTCTGACCGAATTGTCCCAATCGGAAAGAGGAAGGATCACAATGATTCCCGGGTGGGGTCGTGCAAGGCAGGATCTTGCCCTCCGCGGGCTTTCTGAGGGATGTACTGTTAAAATGATATCTGCAGGCTGCGGACCCGTAGTCGTTGAGGTCAAAGGCATTACTCTTGCGATAGGTAGACGAATGGCCGGCAGAATCAGGGTTTTGAGAATAGATAGCTGA
- a CDS encoding FeoA family protein produces the protein MKKKLSEMDFGDYGTVCEISSNKSGLRALGVREGKTLTMVTKQPVKGPVVVMLGEVEVAMGLEMADSVFVECS, from the coding sequence ATGAAGAAAAAGTTGTCCGAGATGGATTTTGGTGATTACGGGACTGTCTGTGAGATCAGTTCCAACAAATCCGGCCTTCGTGCACTTGGAGTCAGGGAGGGAAAGACCCTGACCATGGTTACTAAGCAGCCTGTAAAAGGGCCGGTTGTTGTAATGCTCGGTGAAGTCGAGGTTGCAATGGGCCTTGAGATGGCCGATTCCGTCTTCGTCGAATGTAGCTGA
- a CDS encoding FeoB small GTPase domain-containing protein, whose amino-acid sequence MAEKTRKIKKIMMVGNPNVGKSALFNRLTGGEAIVSNYPGTTVDYTKGEFAEGGVFYEVTDVPGTYSLEPRDGAEEVAVSLLEKAKGEVVMIVLDATRIERGLYLALEVIERGYPAIISLNMIDEAHDKEVLVNPSELQRLLGVPVVATSAISGEGVKDLAKMAGKARVSDVSQIKAALEGKRKEPAPSGGCMGCGGCGGC is encoded by the coding sequence ATGGCAGAAAAGACAAGAAAAATAAAGAAGATAATGATGGTCGGCAATCCTAATGTCGGGAAGAGCGCTCTTTTCAATCGTCTGACCGGCGGAGAAGCGATCGTCTCAAATTATCCTGGCACCACCGTCGATTATACTAAAGGCGAATTTGCCGAAGGCGGGGTCTTTTACGAGGTCACCGATGTACCGGGAACGTATTCTCTCGAACCACGTGACGGCGCCGAAGAGGTTGCGGTCAGCCTTCTTGAAAAAGCGAAGGGGGAGGTCGTGATGATCGTCCTCGATGCGACAAGGATCGAGAGAGGCCTTTATCTTGCACTTGAGGTTATCGAACGAGGCTATCCGGCAATCATCTCACTTAATATGATAGATGAAGCGCACGACAAGGAGGTCCTTGTGAACCCTTCCGAACTTCAGCGCCTGCTTGGTGTGCCTGTAGTTGCGACATCCGCCATCAGCGGTGAAGGTGTGAAAGACCTTGCAAAGATGGCAGGAAAGGCACGCGTTTCTGATGTTTCACAGATAAAGGCTGCACTTGAAGGCAAGAGGAAAGAGCCCGCTCCGTCCGGCGGATGCATGGGCTGCGGGGGATGTGGAGGCTGCTGA